The DNA window GCGGGAACCGACTGCAGCGGAAGCGGACCTGCTGCGGGAAACTCTTGGCGAGCAGCCCACCGCGGCCGCCTGGGAAGATGTATTATGGGTGCTGTTGATGTCGCCGGAATTCCTGCTGGTGCGTTGACCGCTCCTCTGCTGTTTCATGATTTGCCTGCTTTTTGTCCTGGAGTTTTGTATGTCGCTGTTTTTAAAGGTGCGGGCGTCGCTTATCGCCGCCGCCACGATGTTGTCGGTTGTTGTTTCGGCCGGCCTGCCGGCGGTCGCCGCGGAGGAAGGGAAAATGCTTGTCTTTTTCGGAACGTATACCGGCGGCGACGACCAGGGCGTGTTTGTTTATGAGCTCGACCTGAAGTCGGGCGCCCTGACCAAACTGGGCGCCTCGGGCGGGGTGAAGAATCCGTCGTTTGTCGAGCTGCATCCGACCGCCGACTTTTTATATGCGGCCAGCGAAGTGGCCAGCCATGAAGGGAAAAAGAGCGGAGCGATCGCCGCGTTTGCGTTTGATCGGGCGACCGGAAAAATGACGAAGCTGAACGAACAGCCTTCCGTCGGCGCCGGTCCGTGTCACGTTACGGTCGACGCCACCGGCCAGTGCGTAATGGCGGCCAACTACGGCGGCGGCAGCATTGTCAGCCTGCCGATCAACGACGACGGCTCCCTGGGCGAACCGGTCAGCTTCTTCCAGCACGAAGGCCACGGCGGCACGCCGCGCCAGAAGGGTCCGCACGCGCACTCGATCAATGTCGACGGGACCAACACCTTCGCCATGGCGGCCGACCTGGGCCTCGACAAGGTGCTGATCTATCGCCTGGATCCGGCCAAGGCGAAGCTCACGCCCAACGATCCGGCCTTTGTCAAAACGGCCCCCGGCGCCGGCCCGCGGCACTTTGCCTTCCACCCCAGCAACAAGTTCGCCTATGTGATCAATGAGATAGACAACACGGTGACGGCCTTTGCGTTCGACGCCAAATCGGGCGAACTGACCACGCTGCAGTCGATCACGACCCTGCCGGCCGATTACACGGAAACGAGCCACACGGCCGAGATCCGCGTGCATCCTTCCGGCAAGTTCCTGTACGGATCCAACCGCGGGCATGACAGCCTGGCGATCTTCACCATCGACGAAGCGACCGGCAAGCTGACCGCCGCCGGCCATCAGTCGACGATGGGATCGGCGCCGCGTAATTTCAACATTGATCCGACCGGGCAGTTGCTGCTCGTGGCGAACCAGCGAACCAACAACGTGGTCGTGTTCCGCATCGACCAGAAAACGGGCCAGCTCACGCCGACCGGCGTGGATATCGAAGTGCCGTCCCCCGTCTGCGTGCGGTTCCGCCCTCGCAAGTAACACGCCTGCACTTTGCCGGCAGTTGTTTGAATCACAAAACGCCCCGTCCCGCGGTATTCTTTCGCGGGACAGGGCGTTATTTGTTGGCGGTAGTCGCCTGGCGGATTGCGAGGGAGGCGGGACGCCGGACAACGCGCTGCGGTGGGCCTTCTATTCGAGCGAGATCAGCTCTTCGGTGTCGCCGTCGGTATCGAAACGCAGGGCGGCGAACTCGCAGAAGACGTTCTGCCCCATCAGGGTCCGATTGACGACGCCGGTCAGCGAACGGTAAACGACCCATTGCTCGTCGCCAATCCGCACTCGATATCCGGCGGCGACTTCCGGCGAAACAATCGACAACTTTTCCGCCACCGTGAGCCGACGCCAGGTTAGCTGCTTGCGCGAACGGTTCGGCTTGAGGTCGAAGAACAGCGGGGCGTACAGCGCCGGTCCCGACCCGCGAAGCTGGTAATTCAGGCCGGCTTCGGTCTGTTCCCAGTTGCCCGGGCTGGCCTCCGATTTCCATTCCGGCAGGGCCAGCGGCAGCATCACGCCCAGGCGTTTGTCGTCGGCCAGCGTTCCCTCGTACGTTTCCCGTTGCGGCTCACAGGCAATACCGGTGGCCAGCGGCAAGGTGGTCGCATACTCCAGTTGGCCGGGCTCGTCGCTGAGCACGGCGTCGGCCAGTAGCAGGATGCCATCTTCGGGCGCCAGCAGAATCTGCCGCTGTACGCGGCAGCGCTCGGCCAGTTCCAGTTCCAGCTCCAGGTACTGCACATCGTCGTCGGAGTGCCAGCAGACTTCGCGCCATGCGTCGTCTTTGACGGCGAGCGTCTGACCGTTCCGGGCGACGGTGCAGCTCCACTGGCCGTGGATCAACGCCCGTTTCCCCACCCACAACTCGGCCTGCATCGGCAGAGCGGAGTACAGGGCCGTAAAGCCTCGCGACTTTCGCGACCAGTTGCTGCGCAGCAGAGCGACGCCGGCCCATTCGCTGTGGTCGGCCGGTTCCGGCAAGGCTCCGGCGGGAGCCTCTTTCAAGCCGCCGCGGGGCAACACCGCCGCAGAGATTTCGCAGTCATCGGGATCGCCCGACAGCTTCACCGCCAGCGCGAGCAGCGCGGGTTCAAATTGTCCTTCAGTGCCGGTCGTTAAACTTTGCCGGCCGTCGCCGCGCGAGGCCCGTAGCGATTGTCGAACGAGCCATTCGTAATGGGTGCGTCCATCGCCGGAAAACACATCGTCCTTATGCTGCCCGGCCAGCCAGGCGGCGCGGGTCCAGCAGGCCAGCAGGGGGCCCATCTGATTCCAGTAACGGGCCGCGGGAACGCCTTCACCGTCGAGCAGTTCCAGCAGCCCCGCGGACAGGGCGGCGGACGCCGGTTCGAACAGACCGGCCGAGCTGGCCAGTTCCGGCAGCAGATGCCAGAGCACCAGCGGCAGTTCCCCCTGGATCCACTGATGCACCACGGGGGATTCCAGTAGCGGTACGGCGCCGGAGTCCAGGGCCAGACGGGTCAGCCGGTTGACCAGTCGTCGCCAGGCGTCTTCGGGTAAACGGTCCGCCAGGTCCGGGGCGGACCACGCCCAGGCCAGCGCTTCCAGCGCTAGATCGGCGGAAAGCGGCTCCTGGTCGATACGTTCCAGCCAAACGTTCACCGCCGACAACCCGTCGTCGGTCGATACGGCCCGCGAACGCAAAGCCGGAAGCGCCGCCAAGGACGTCTCATCCATATCGCTCGGCAGACGCCAGAGAAGCGGGGAGCGATTGCCGACTGTGATCTCCGCCAGCCCGGCGACGGCCGGCCGCTGGCGGAGGTACGTTGTCCAGACCTGCCAGTCGAGCACTTCGCCCGCCGGCGCTGCGCAAACCGGAGCGAGGTCCTGTTTTTTGGAGGCCCACTTTCCAGCAGACTTTTGCTTCTTTTTTTTGTTGTCAGCAGGCGAAGATCGTTTCACGGTTGTCAAGGTCTCAGCATTCATGCGGTGGGAGTTCGCCATTTCGTCGGGTAGTTTCAGACCGGTGTATGCTCGGCGCCAGGAGTTCCTATAATGAGCATGGCCGACATCGCTTTGTATCCTAACAGGGGCTGGCGCTGTGCGGCGCCCTGTCTTTTCTTTTTCGTCACTGCCGATGCGTCGGTTACCCGATTGGGGAGGTTCCCGTCCCAT is part of the Lignipirellula cremea genome and encodes:
- a CDS encoding lactonase family protein, producing MSLFLKVRASLIAAATMLSVVVSAGLPAVAAEEGKMLVFFGTYTGGDDQGVFVYELDLKSGALTKLGASGGVKNPSFVELHPTADFLYAASEVASHEGKKSGAIAAFAFDRATGKMTKLNEQPSVGAGPCHVTVDATGQCVMAANYGGGSIVSLPINDDGSLGEPVSFFQHEGHGGTPRQKGPHAHSINVDGTNTFAMAADLGLDKVLIYRLDPAKAKLTPNDPAFVKTAPGAGPRHFAFHPSNKFAYVINEIDNTVTAFAFDAKSGELTTLQSITTLPADYTETSHTAEIRVHPSGKFLYGSNRGHDSLAIFTIDEATGKLTAAGHQSTMGSAPRNFNIDPTGQLLLVANQRTNNVVVFRIDQKTGQLTPTGVDIEVPSPVCVRFRPRK